From the Clupea harengus chromosome 15, Ch_v2.0.2, whole genome shotgun sequence genome, one window contains:
- the LOC105899539 gene encoding WD repeat-containing protein 26 → MLRRLSAFQPGDELWIPGAYISFPIPWLHWLLTTAALGEETLASASSSSDSDTGGASPPPRKKHRASAAEGAGEPGASTGTVGLSAVVLGLSSTTHPQASSAIYFNRNIVSNLGTNMQSNGSGQGPDSDLSCLNNAQNGESSSAGGAHSNGLISSTNNGNSGGTNNVAATGPGSGSSTASGSDVGSMKKKKRLTQSEEDVIRLIGQHLHGLGLNQTVDLLMQESGCRLEHPSATKFRNHIMEGEWDKAENDLNELKALMHSPNAIVRMKFLLLQQKYLEFLEDGKVLEALQVLRGELTPLKYNTDRIHALSGYLMCSHAEDLRAKAEWEGKGAASRCRLLDKLQTFLPPSVMLPPRRLQTLLRQAVEQQRDRCLYHNTRLDSSLDSVSLLLDHVCSRKQFPCYTQQILTEHCNEVWFCKFSNDGTKLATGSKDTTVIIWEVEPDTQQLKLLKTLEGHAYGVSYLAWSPDDAYLVACGPDDCSELWLWNVQTGELRTKMTQSHEDSLTSVAWNPDGKRFVTGGQRGQFYQCDLDGNLLDSWEGVRVQCLWCLADGKTVLASDTHQRIRGYNFEDLTDRNIVQEDHPIMSFTVSRNGRLALLNVATQGVHLWDLQDRVLVRKYQGVTQGFYTIHSCFGGHNEDFIASGSEDHKVYIWHRRGELPIAELTGHTRTVNCVSWNPTHPGLLASASDDGTVRIWGPAPFQDGQEPDGLHESSSGMDS, encoded by the exons ATGCTG CGGAGACTGAGCGCCTTCCAGCCGGGCGACGAGCTCTGGATCCCGGGAGCGTACATCTCCTTTCCTATACCCTGGCTTCATTGGCTTCTAACCACGGCCGCTCTTGGTGAGGAAACTCTggcctctgcttcctcctcctccgactCGGACACCGGCGGAGCGTCACCGCCCCCGCGGAAGAAACACCGAGCCTCGGCGgcggagggagcaggagagccCGGGGCTTCAACTGGGACAGTGGGCCTTTCTGCGGTTGTTTTAGGACTCTCATCGACGACACATCCTCAGGCATCCTCTGCCATTTACTTTAACAGAAACATCGTCAGTAATCTCGGCACAAACATGCAGTCCAATGGATCAGGACAGGGGCCAGACTCGGATCTTTCCTGCTTAAACAACGCACAGAACGGAGAGTCCTCCTCGGCCGGAGGAGCGCACTCCAACGGGCTTATTTCCAGCACAAACAACGGGAACAGCGGCGGTACCAATAACGTAGCTGCGACTGGACCGGGCTCTGGTAGCTCAACGGCCTCGGGTTCGGACGTGGGCTccatgaagaaaaagaaacgtCTAACGCAGTCCGAGGAAGATGTGATCAGACTAATAGGGCAACATCTCCACGGGTTAGGGCTCAA tCAGACGGTGGACTTGTTGATGCAGGAGTCGGGCTGCAGACTGGAGCACCCATCAGCCACAAAGTTCCGAAATCACATcatggagggagagtgggacaag GCTGAAAATGATCTGAATGAGCTAAAAGCATTGATGCACTCACCCAACGCCATTGTG cgGATGAAGTTCCTGCTCCTGCAACAGAAGTATCTGGAGTTCCTTGAGGACGGGAAAGTCCTGGAAGCTCTGCAGGTGCTGAGGGGCGAACTCACACCTCTCAAATACAACACGGACCGCATCCACGCCCTCAGCGG gtacCTAATGTGCAGTCATGCTGAGGACCTGAGAGCCAAAGCAGAGTGGGAGGGCAAAGGAGCTGCGTCACGCTGCCGACTACTGGACAAGCTgcaga cgttcTTGCCTCCGTCGGTGATGCTGCCTCCGCGGCGCCTCCAGACTCTTCTCCGCCAGGCTgtggagcagcagagagatCGCTGCCTCTACCACAACACTCGACTAGACAGCAGCCTCGACTCCGTCTCACTGCTGCTGGACCACGTCTGCAGCAG GAAGCAGTTCCCATGTTACACACAGCAGATCCTGACAGAACACTGTAACGAAGTTTGGTTCTGCAAGTTCTCCAATGATGGAACCAAACTGGCTACCGGTTCTAAAGACACCACTGTTATCATATGGGAGGTGGAACCG GACACACAGCAGCTGAAGCTGCTGAAGACCCTAGAAGGCCACGCCTACGGCGTGTCGTACCTGGCCTGGAGTCCGGACGACGCCTACCTTGTCGCCTGCGGACCTGATGACTGCTCTGAGCTCTGGCTCTGGAACGTACag ACTGGAGAGTTGCGCACTAAGATGACCCAGTCCCATGAAGACAGCCTGACCAGCGTGGCCTGGAACCCTGATGGGAAACGCTTCGTCACTGGGGGACAGAGGGGACAGTTCTACCAATGC gatcTAGACGGAAACCTGCTGGATTCGTGGGAGGGTGTCCGTGTGCAGTGTCTCTGGTGTTTGGCGGACGGTAAAACCGTTTtggcctcagacacacaccagcgAATCCGTGGGTACAACTTTGAGGACCTCACGGACAGAAACAT agtcCAGGAGGATCATCCCATCATGTCGTTCACTGTGTCCAGAAATGGGAGGTTAGCGCTTTTAAACGTAGCAACTCAG ggtgtgcaTCTCTGGGACCTACAAGACCGTGTGTTGGTGAGGAAGTACCAGGGAGTGACTCAGGGCTTCTATACCATACACTCCTGCTTCGGAGGACACAATGAGGACTTCATCGCCAGTGGCAGTgaag accATAAAGTGTATATCTGGCACCGCCGTGGTGAACTGCCCATCGCTGAGCTCACCGGACACACTCGCACCGTGAACTGCGTCAGCTGGAACCCAACCCACCCCGGCCTATTGGCCAGCGCCTCTGACGACGGAACCGTGCGCATCTGGGGCCCCGCCCCCTTCCAGGACGGGCAGGAGCCCGACGGTCTCCACG AAAGCTCCAGTGGTATGGACAGTTGA